In the genome of Nerophis lumbriciformis linkage group LG32, RoL_Nlum_v2.1, whole genome shotgun sequence, one region contains:
- the fam136a gene encoding protein FAM136A: MAEAQQARVHAVVEDMVQSLERDHIRKMQARMFKCSADCCDRSSDSMSQVHQCIDRCHTPLAKAQGLVTSELEKFQDRLTRCTMHCNDKAKDLFDSGAKEPAVRSLMERCVGSCVDDHMNLIPSMTRRIQETLDSIEQ, encoded by the exons ATGGCGGAGGCTCAACAAGCACGCGTCCATGCTGTGGTGGAGGACATGGTCCAAAGCCTGGAGAGAGATCACATCCGGAAAATGCAG GCTCGCATGTTTAAGTGCAGCGCGGACTGCTGCGATCGCTCGTCCGACTCCATGTCTCAGGTGCATCAGTGCATCGACAGGTGTCACACTCCCCTGGCCAAGGCTCAGGGCCTCGTCACCTCCGAGCTGGAGAAGTTTCAG GATCGTCTGACCAGGTGCACGATGCACTGCAACGACAAAGCCAAGGATCTCTTCGACTCGGGCGCCAAGGAGCCGGCTGTCCGATCCCTGATGGAGCGATGCGTGGGAAGCTGCGTGGACGACCACATGAACCTCATCCCCAGCATGACCCGAAGGATCCAGGAGACACTGGACTCTATTGAGCAGTGA